One Hippoglossus hippoglossus isolate fHipHip1 chromosome 13, fHipHip1.pri, whole genome shotgun sequence genomic window carries:
- the ccdc9 gene encoding coiled-coil domain-containing protein 9 isoform X6, translated as MSSVDLKTKEEKDAELDRRIEALRKKNEALVKRYQEIEEDKKKAEQEGIAITTPRKPRPHEPETDRKKTDKENFTVTVDLSKSTGEKRVVNDWKPGTPRGRKTSEESDGQRGQNDSNSPPRRMGSGRVGRGGQRGGGGGGGRPERREWEPRTPRGGEPGELGGQGRRGGGRRERGGGGEGRGGEGRGDGRDGREGRGGGGRGGGGGRGGGGGGRGGRGGGGEGGEGEGEGGTPGGVDRKSQEWEEKRRQNIEKMNEEMEKIAEYERGQRMDGDKPIRNFLDDPRRSGPVPDIDRKEGSRRHVRNWGGLDFDNVKTGNELEKEWTSRRPGPKGSVDMTMSMTGRERAEYLRWKKEREQIDEERLARHRNATGQWRREWDAQKTDNMFKEDPYAAAEGVTSEQGSRRARGRNSRAEPRGRASDDSKRPPKESTFGDFLSQGRTPGPRGDRSRGRGRGQKQSYSMHDNRWEGEKEEEEEKEKEDKTKREERTKKKKEEKPKPSPPQKVEENNADGEEDDDWEDASDGEDEDEGSDSEHDSRGNEKKDAGKEKPAKSKENSPLSPTPRSRKTSVGSPKEQRAPRPKVHIPPPTAAQESSEGGKPLSPFCPLEGHQPVSDWGEEMEMLSPRSSMGTESPLKPPSAESSPPQKKAQEHEDETESQDVGSSEAAEPRKEEETG; from the exons ATG TCTTCAGTGGATCTCAAGacgaaggaggagaaggatgcAGAGTTGGACCGACGAATCGAGGCTTTGAGGAAGAAGAATGAAGCTCTGGTTAAGAGGTACCAG GAAATCGAGGAGGACAAGAAGAAAGCCGAGCAGGAGGGCATTGCCATCACAACACCCCGGAAACCCCGTCCCCACGAGCCGGAGACGGACAGGAAGAAGACGGATAAGGAAAACTTCACTGTCACAGTTGACCTTTCTAAATCAACAGGG gagaagagagtCGTGAATGACTGGAAACCTGGAACCCCTCGCGGCCGGAAGACGTCAGAGGAAAGCGACGGGCAAAGAGGACAAAATGACAGCAACAGCCCCCCCAGGAGGATGGGGTCAGGACGAGTAGGTcggggaggacagagaggaggaggaggaggaggaggccgcccagagaggagagaatggGAACCAAGAACACCCAGAGGTGGAGAACCTGGAGAGTTGGGTGGACAGGGacgcagaggaggagggaggagagaaagaggaggaggaggagaaggtagaggaggagaaggcagaggagaCGGCAGAGACGGCagagaaggcagaggaggagggggcagaggaggaggaggaggcagaggaggaggaggaggcggcagaggaggcagaggaggaggaggagaaggcggagaaggagaaggagaaggcgGGACACCAGGTGGCGTGGACAGGAAATCCCAG gagtgggaggagaagagacgACAGAACATTGAGAAGATGAACgaggaaatggagaaaataGCAGAGTACGAGAGAGGACAGCGG ATGGACGGTGACAAGCCAATCCGTAACTTCCTGGATGACCCGAGGCGTTCAGGTCCGGTGCCTGACATAGACCGCAAGGAGGGCAGCAGGAGACATGTCCGAAACTGGGGAGGACTCGACTTTGACAACGTAAAGACGGGAAATGAACTGGAGAAGGAGTGGACT AGTCGAAGACCTGGTCCCAAGGGCTCCGTGGACATGACCATGTCCATGACCGGCCGGGAGAGAGCGGAGTACCTGCGCTGGAAGAAGGAGCGTGAGCAGATCGATGAGGAGAGACTAGCGCGCCATCGTAATGCCACAGGCCAGTGGAGACGAGAGTGGGATGCACAGAAGACGGATAACAT GTTCAAAGAGGACCCATATGCGGCTGCAGAGGGGGTCACATCCGAGCAGGGCAGCAGGAGAG cccGGGGGCGTAACTCTCGTGCAGAGCCTCGGGGCAGGGCCTCAG ATGACAGTAAGCGACCGCCCAAGGAGTCGACATTTGGTGACTTCCTGTCTCAGGGCAGGACCCCGGGGCCCCGAGGGGACCGTAGCAGAGGGAGGGGCCGAGGACAGAAACAGAGCTACAG CATGCATGACAACCGctgggaaggagagaaggaagaagaggaggagaaggaaaaggaggacaagacgaagagagaagagaggacgaaaaagaagaaggaagaaaaaccCAAACCTTCCCCCCCGCAGAAG GTGGAGGAGAATAAtgcagatggagaggaggacgaTGACTGGGAAGATGCCAGCGATGGAGAAGACGAGGATGAAGGGAGCGACTCAGAACATGACTCCAGGGGCAATGAGAAGAAAGATGCTGGGAAAGAAAAACCAGCCAAGAGCAAAGAGAACTCCCCTTTGTCTCCCACGCCTCGTTCTCGAAAGACGTCAGTGGGAAGCCCCAAAGAGCAGCGAGCACCCAGGCCGAAGGTGCACATCCCCCCCCCGACCGCAGCTCAGGAGTCATCAGAGGGCGGCAAACCCCTCAGCCCCTTCTGCCCGCTGGAAGGCCACCAGCCTGTGTCGGACtggggagaggagatggagatgcTGTCACCTCGGAGCAGCATGGGAACAGAGAGTCCCTTGAAACCCCCCAGTGCTGAGTCCAGCCCCCCCCAGAAGAAGGCCCAGGAGCACGAGGACGAGACGGAGAGTCAGGACGTCGGCTCCAGTGAAGCTGCTGAGCCacggaaagaggaggaaacag GCTGA
- the ccdc9 gene encoding coiled-coil domain-containing protein 9 isoform X3: MSSVDLKTKEEKDAELDRRIEALRKKNEALVKRYQEIEEDKKKAEQEGIAITTPRKPRPHEPETDRKKTDKENFTVTVDLSKSTGEKRVVNDWKPGTPRGRKTSEESDGQRGQNDSNSPPRRMGSGRVGRGGQRGGGGGGGRPERREWEPRTPRGGEPGELGGQGRRGGGRRERGGGGEGRGGEGRGDGRDGREGRGGGGRGGGGGRGGGGGGRGGRGGGGEGGEGEGEGGTPGGVDRKSQEWEEKRRQNIEKMNEEMEKIAEYERGQRMDGDKPIRNFLDDPRRSGPVPDIDRKEGSRRHVRNWGGLDFDNVKTGNELEKEWTSRRPGPKGSVDMTMSMTGRERAEYLRWKKEREQIDEERLARHRNATGQWRREWDAQKTDNMFKEDPYAAAEGVTSEQGSRRARGRNSRAEPRGRASDDSKRPPKESTFGDFLSQGRTPGPRGDRSRGRGRGQKQSYSMHDNRWEGEKEEEEEKEKEDKTKREERTKKKKEEKPKPSPPQKVEENNADGEEDDDWEDASDGEDEDEGSDSEHDSRGNEKKDAGKEKPAKSKENSPLSPTPRSRKTSVGSPKEQRAPRPKVHIPPPTAAQESSEGGKPLSPFCPLEGHQPVSDWGEEMEMLSPRSSMGTESPLKPPSAESSPPQKKAQEHEDETESQDVGSSEAAEPRKEEETDVSSPPEEFETQQIVIVSEPESVPTHSPAATPPDATPSDISVPAHSEVSEAAVTDQDSPAAPSQDSAPSPPALEANESSSEPAGGKEDDAAPAETSDSETEETVEESPEQVSSG, from the exons ATG TCTTCAGTGGATCTCAAGacgaaggaggagaaggatgcAGAGTTGGACCGACGAATCGAGGCTTTGAGGAAGAAGAATGAAGCTCTGGTTAAGAGGTACCAG GAAATCGAGGAGGACAAGAAGAAAGCCGAGCAGGAGGGCATTGCCATCACAACACCCCGGAAACCCCGTCCCCACGAGCCGGAGACGGACAGGAAGAAGACGGATAAGGAAAACTTCACTGTCACAGTTGACCTTTCTAAATCAACAGGG gagaagagagtCGTGAATGACTGGAAACCTGGAACCCCTCGCGGCCGGAAGACGTCAGAGGAAAGCGACGGGCAAAGAGGACAAAATGACAGCAACAGCCCCCCCAGGAGGATGGGGTCAGGACGAGTAGGTcggggaggacagagaggaggaggaggaggaggaggccgcccagagaggagagaatggGAACCAAGAACACCCAGAGGTGGAGAACCTGGAGAGTTGGGTGGACAGGGacgcagaggaggagggaggagagaaagaggaggaggaggagaaggtagaggaggagaaggcagaggagaCGGCAGAGACGGCagagaaggcagaggaggagggggcagaggaggaggaggaggcagaggaggaggaggaggcggcagaggaggcagaggaggaggaggagaaggcggagaaggagaaggagaaggcgGGACACCAGGTGGCGTGGACAGGAAATCCCAG gagtgggaggagaagagacgACAGAACATTGAGAAGATGAACgaggaaatggagaaaataGCAGAGTACGAGAGAGGACAGCGG ATGGACGGTGACAAGCCAATCCGTAACTTCCTGGATGACCCGAGGCGTTCAGGTCCGGTGCCTGACATAGACCGCAAGGAGGGCAGCAGGAGACATGTCCGAAACTGGGGAGGACTCGACTTTGACAACGTAAAGACGGGAAATGAACTGGAGAAGGAGTGGACT AGTCGAAGACCTGGTCCCAAGGGCTCCGTGGACATGACCATGTCCATGACCGGCCGGGAGAGAGCGGAGTACCTGCGCTGGAAGAAGGAGCGTGAGCAGATCGATGAGGAGAGACTAGCGCGCCATCGTAATGCCACAGGCCAGTGGAGACGAGAGTGGGATGCACAGAAGACGGATAACAT GTTCAAAGAGGACCCATATGCGGCTGCAGAGGGGGTCACATCCGAGCAGGGCAGCAGGAGAG cccGGGGGCGTAACTCTCGTGCAGAGCCTCGGGGCAGGGCCTCAG ATGACAGTAAGCGACCGCCCAAGGAGTCGACATTTGGTGACTTCCTGTCTCAGGGCAGGACCCCGGGGCCCCGAGGGGACCGTAGCAGAGGGAGGGGCCGAGGACAGAAACAGAGCTACAG CATGCATGACAACCGctgggaaggagagaaggaagaagaggaggagaaggaaaaggaggacaagacgaagagagaagagaggacgaaaaagaagaaggaagaaaaaccCAAACCTTCCCCCCCGCAGAAG GTGGAGGAGAATAAtgcagatggagaggaggacgaTGACTGGGAAGATGCCAGCGATGGAGAAGACGAGGATGAAGGGAGCGACTCAGAACATGACTCCAGGGGCAATGAGAAGAAAGATGCTGGGAAAGAAAAACCAGCCAAGAGCAAAGAGAACTCCCCTTTGTCTCCCACGCCTCGTTCTCGAAAGACGTCAGTGGGAAGCCCCAAAGAGCAGCGAGCACCCAGGCCGAAGGTGCACATCCCCCCCCCGACCGCAGCTCAGGAGTCATCAGAGGGCGGCAAACCCCTCAGCCCCTTCTGCCCGCTGGAAGGCCACCAGCCTGTGTCGGACtggggagaggagatggagatgcTGTCACCTCGGAGCAGCATGGGAACAGAGAGTCCCTTGAAACCCCCCAGTGCTGAGTCCAGCCCCCCCCAGAAGAAGGCCCAGGAGCACGAGGACGAGACGGAGAGTCAGGACGTCGGCTCCAGTGAAGCTGCTGAGCCacggaaagaggaggaaacag acgtctcctctcctccagaaGAGTTTGAGACCCAGCAGATTGTGATCGTGTCAGAACCGGAGTCCGTCCCCACACACTCCCCCGCTGCTACACCACCTGATGCCACCCCCTCTGATATTTCTGTCCCAGCCCACTCTGAAGTCAGTGAGGCTGCTGTGACGGACCAGGATTCACCTGCTGCTCCGTCACAAG ACTCcgccccctctcctcctgccctggAGGCCAATGAGAGCTCTTCTGAACCAGCAGGAGGGAAAGAGGACGACGCAGCGCCGG CTGAGACCAGCGACTCTGAGACAGAAGAAACAGTGGAG GAGTCCCCAGAGCAGGTGTCCTCAG GCTGA
- the ccdc9 gene encoding coiled-coil domain-containing protein 9 isoform X4, with the protein MSSVDLKTKEEKDAELDRRIEALRKKNEALVKRYQEIEEDKKKAEQEGIAITTPRKPRPHEPETDRKKTDKENFTVTVDLSKSTGEKRVVNDWKPGTPRGRKTSEESDGQRGQNDSNSPPRRMGSGRVGRGGQRGGGGGGGRPERREWEPRTPRGGEPGELGGQGRRGGGRRERGGGGEGRGGEGRGDGRDGREGRGGGGRGGGGGRGGGGGGRGGRGGGGEGGEGEGEGGTPGGVDRKSQEWEEKRRQNIEKMNEEMEKIAEYERGQRMDGDKPIRNFLDDPRRSGPVPDIDRKEGSRRHVRNWGGLDFDNVKTGNELEKEWTSRRPGPKGSVDMTMSMTGRERAEYLRWKKEREQIDEERLARHRNATGQWRREWDAQKTDNMFKEDPYAAAEGVTSEQGSRRARGRNSRAEPRGRASDDSKRPPKESTFGDFLSQGRTPGPRGDRSRGRGRGQKQSYSMHDNRWEGEKEEEEEKEKEDKTKREERTKKKKEEKPKPSPPQKVEENNADGEEDDDWEDASDGEDEDEGSDSEHDSRGNEKKDAGKEKPAKSKENSPLSPTPRSRKTSVGSPKEQRAPRPKVHIPPPTAAQESSEGGKPLSPFCPLEGHQPVSDWGEEMEMLSPRSSMGTESPLKPPSAESSPPQKKAQEHEDETESQDVGSSEAAEPRKEEETDVSSPPEEFETQQIVIVSEPESVPTHSPAATPPDATPSDISVPAHSEVSEAAVTDQDSPAAPSQDSAPSPPALEANESSSEPAGGKEDDAAPAETSDSETEETVEESPEQVSSG; encoded by the exons ATG TCTTCAGTGGATCTCAAGacgaaggaggagaaggatgcAGAGTTGGACCGACGAATCGAGGCTTTGAGGAAGAAGAATGAAGCTCTGGTTAAGAGGTACCAG GAAATCGAGGAGGACAAGAAGAAAGCCGAGCAGGAGGGCATTGCCATCACAACACCCCGGAAACCCCGTCCCCACGAGCCGGAGACGGACAGGAAGAAGACGGATAAGGAAAACTTCACTGTCACAGTTGACCTTTCTAAATCAACAGGG gagaagagagtCGTGAATGACTGGAAACCTGGAACCCCTCGCGGCCGGAAGACGTCAGAGGAAAGCGACGGGCAAAGAGGACAAAATGACAGCAACAGCCCCCCCAGGAGGATGGGGTCAGGACGAGTAGGTcggggaggacagagaggaggaggaggaggaggaggccgcccagagaggagagaatggGAACCAAGAACACCCAGAGGTGGAGAACCTGGAGAGTTGGGTGGACAGGGacgcagaggaggagggaggagagaaagaggaggaggaggagaaggtagaggaggagaaggcagaggagaCGGCAGAGACGGCagagaaggcagaggaggagggggcagaggaggaggaggaggcagaggaggaggaggaggcggcagaggaggcagaggaggaggaggagaaggcggagaaggagaaggagaaggcgGGACACCAGGTGGCGTGGACAGGAAATCCCAG gagtgggaggagaagagacgACAGAACATTGAGAAGATGAACgaggaaatggagaaaataGCAGAGTACGAGAGAGGACAGCGG ATGGACGGTGACAAGCCAATCCGTAACTTCCTGGATGACCCGAGGCGTTCAGGTCCGGTGCCTGACATAGACCGCAAGGAGGGCAGCAGGAGACATGTCCGAAACTGGGGAGGACTCGACTTTGACAACGTAAAGACGGGAAATGAACTGGAGAAGGAGTGGACT AGTCGAAGACCTGGTCCCAAGGGCTCCGTGGACATGACCATGTCCATGACCGGCCGGGAGAGAGCGGAGTACCTGCGCTGGAAGAAGGAGCGTGAGCAGATCGATGAGGAGAGACTAGCGCGCCATCGTAATGCCACAGGCCAGTGGAGACGAGAGTGGGATGCACAGAAGACGGATAACAT GTTCAAAGAGGACCCATATGCGGCTGCAGAGGGGGTCACATCCGAGCAGGGCAGCAGGAGAG cccGGGGGCGTAACTCTCGTGCAGAGCCTCGGGGCAGGGCCTCAG ATGACAGTAAGCGACCGCCCAAGGAGTCGACATTTGGTGACTTCCTGTCTCAGGGCAGGACCCCGGGGCCCCGAGGGGACCGTAGCAGAGGGAGGGGCCGAGGACAGAAACAGAGCTACAG CATGCATGACAACCGctgggaaggagagaaggaagaagaggaggagaaggaaaaggaggacaagacgaagagagaagagaggacgaaaaagaagaaggaagaaaaaccCAAACCTTCCCCCCCGCAGAAG GTGGAGGAGAATAAtgcagatggagaggaggacgaTGACTGGGAAGATGCCAGCGATGGAGAAGACGAGGATGAAGGGAGCGACTCAGAACATGACTCCAGGGGCAATGAGAAGAAAGATGCTGGGAAAGAAAAACCAGCCAAGAGCAAAGAGAACTCCCCTTTGTCTCCCACGCCTCGTTCTCGAAAGACGTCAGTGGGAAGCCCCAAAGAGCAGCGAGCACCCAGGCCGAAGGTGCACATCCCCCCCCCGACCGCAGCTCAGGAGTCATCAGAGGGCGGCAAACCCCTCAGCCCCTTCTGCCCGCTGGAAGGCCACCAGCCTGTGTCGGACtggggagaggagatggagatgcTGTCACCTCGGAGCAGCATGGGAACAGAGAGTCCCTTGAAACCCCCCAGTGCTGAGTCCAGCCCCCCCCAGAAGAAGGCCCAGGAGCACGAGGACGAGACGGAGAGTCAGGACGTCGGCTCCAGTGAAGCTGCTGAGCCacggaaagaggaggaaacag acgtctcctctcctccagaaGAGTTTGAGACCCAGCAGATTGTGATCGTGTCAGAACCGGAGTCCGTCCCCACACACTCCCCCGCTGCTACACCACCTGATGCCACCCCCTCTGATATTTCTGTCCCAGCCCACTCTGAAGTCAGTGAGGCTGCTGTGACGGACCAGGATTCACCTGCTGCTCCGTCACAAG ACTCcgccccctctcctcctgccctggAGGCCAATGAGAGCTCTTCTGAACCAGCAGGAGGGAAAGAGGACGACGCAGCGCCGGCTGAGACCAG CGACTCTGAGACAGAAGAAACAGTGGAG GAGTCCCCAGAGCAGGTGTCCTCAG GCTGA
- the ccdc9 gene encoding coiled-coil domain-containing protein 9 isoform X1, translating to MSSVDLKTKEEKDAELDRRIEALRKKNEALVKRYQEIEEDKKKAEQEGIAITTPRKPRPHEPETDRKKTDKENFTVTVDLSKSTGEKRVVNDWKPGTPRGRKTSEESDGQRGQNDSNSPPRRMGSGRVGRGGQRGGGGGGGRPERREWEPRTPRGGEPGELGGQGRRGGGRRERGGGGEGRGGEGRGDGRDGREGRGGGGRGGGGGRGGGGGGRGGRGGGGEGGEGEGEGGTPGGVDRKSQEWEEKRRQNIEKMNEEMEKIAEYERGQRMDGDKPIRNFLDDPRRSGPVPDIDRKEGSRRHVRNWGGLDFDNVKTGNELEKEWTSRRPGPKGSVDMTMSMTGRERAEYLRWKKEREQIDEERLARHRNATGQWRREWDAQKTDNMFKEDPYAAAEGVTSEQGSRRARGRNSRAEPRGRASDDSKRPPKESTFGDFLSQGRTPGPRGDRSRGRGRGQKQSYSMHDNRWEGEKEEEEEKEKEDKTKREERTKKKKEEKPKPSPPQKVEENNADGEEDDDWEDASDGEDEDEGSDSEHDSRGNEKKDAGKEKPAKSKENSPLSPTPRSRKTSVGSPKEQRAPRPKVHIPPPTAAQESSEGGKPLSPFCPLEGHQPVSDWGEEMEMLSPRSSMGTESPLKPPSAESSPPQKKAQEHEDETESQDVGSSEAAEPRKEEETDVSSPPEEFETQQIVIVSEPESVPTHSPAATPPDATPSDISVPAHSEVSEAAVTDQDSPAAPSQDSAPSPPALEANESSSEPAGGKEDDAAPAETSDSETEETVEVSPEQVSPEQVSSG from the exons ATG TCTTCAGTGGATCTCAAGacgaaggaggagaaggatgcAGAGTTGGACCGACGAATCGAGGCTTTGAGGAAGAAGAATGAAGCTCTGGTTAAGAGGTACCAG GAAATCGAGGAGGACAAGAAGAAAGCCGAGCAGGAGGGCATTGCCATCACAACACCCCGGAAACCCCGTCCCCACGAGCCGGAGACGGACAGGAAGAAGACGGATAAGGAAAACTTCACTGTCACAGTTGACCTTTCTAAATCAACAGGG gagaagagagtCGTGAATGACTGGAAACCTGGAACCCCTCGCGGCCGGAAGACGTCAGAGGAAAGCGACGGGCAAAGAGGACAAAATGACAGCAACAGCCCCCCCAGGAGGATGGGGTCAGGACGAGTAGGTcggggaggacagagaggaggaggaggaggaggaggccgcccagagaggagagaatggGAACCAAGAACACCCAGAGGTGGAGAACCTGGAGAGTTGGGTGGACAGGGacgcagaggaggagggaggagagaaagaggaggaggaggagaaggtagaggaggagaaggcagaggagaCGGCAGAGACGGCagagaaggcagaggaggagggggcagaggaggaggaggaggcagaggaggaggaggaggcggcagaggaggcagaggaggaggaggagaaggcggagaaggagaaggagaaggcgGGACACCAGGTGGCGTGGACAGGAAATCCCAG gagtgggaggagaagagacgACAGAACATTGAGAAGATGAACgaggaaatggagaaaataGCAGAGTACGAGAGAGGACAGCGG ATGGACGGTGACAAGCCAATCCGTAACTTCCTGGATGACCCGAGGCGTTCAGGTCCGGTGCCTGACATAGACCGCAAGGAGGGCAGCAGGAGACATGTCCGAAACTGGGGAGGACTCGACTTTGACAACGTAAAGACGGGAAATGAACTGGAGAAGGAGTGGACT AGTCGAAGACCTGGTCCCAAGGGCTCCGTGGACATGACCATGTCCATGACCGGCCGGGAGAGAGCGGAGTACCTGCGCTGGAAGAAGGAGCGTGAGCAGATCGATGAGGAGAGACTAGCGCGCCATCGTAATGCCACAGGCCAGTGGAGACGAGAGTGGGATGCACAGAAGACGGATAACAT GTTCAAAGAGGACCCATATGCGGCTGCAGAGGGGGTCACATCCGAGCAGGGCAGCAGGAGAG cccGGGGGCGTAACTCTCGTGCAGAGCCTCGGGGCAGGGCCTCAG ATGACAGTAAGCGACCGCCCAAGGAGTCGACATTTGGTGACTTCCTGTCTCAGGGCAGGACCCCGGGGCCCCGAGGGGACCGTAGCAGAGGGAGGGGCCGAGGACAGAAACAGAGCTACAG CATGCATGACAACCGctgggaaggagagaaggaagaagaggaggagaaggaaaaggaggacaagacgaagagagaagagaggacgaaaaagaagaaggaagaaaaaccCAAACCTTCCCCCCCGCAGAAG GTGGAGGAGAATAAtgcagatggagaggaggacgaTGACTGGGAAGATGCCAGCGATGGAGAAGACGAGGATGAAGGGAGCGACTCAGAACATGACTCCAGGGGCAATGAGAAGAAAGATGCTGGGAAAGAAAAACCAGCCAAGAGCAAAGAGAACTCCCCTTTGTCTCCCACGCCTCGTTCTCGAAAGACGTCAGTGGGAAGCCCCAAAGAGCAGCGAGCACCCAGGCCGAAGGTGCACATCCCCCCCCCGACCGCAGCTCAGGAGTCATCAGAGGGCGGCAAACCCCTCAGCCCCTTCTGCCCGCTGGAAGGCCACCAGCCTGTGTCGGACtggggagaggagatggagatgcTGTCACCTCGGAGCAGCATGGGAACAGAGAGTCCCTTGAAACCCCCCAGTGCTGAGTCCAGCCCCCCCCAGAAGAAGGCCCAGGAGCACGAGGACGAGACGGAGAGTCAGGACGTCGGCTCCAGTGAAGCTGCTGAGCCacggaaagaggaggaaacag acgtctcctctcctccagaaGAGTTTGAGACCCAGCAGATTGTGATCGTGTCAGAACCGGAGTCCGTCCCCACACACTCCCCCGCTGCTACACCACCTGATGCCACCCCCTCTGATATTTCTGTCCCAGCCCACTCTGAAGTCAGTGAGGCTGCTGTGACGGACCAGGATTCACCTGCTGCTCCGTCACAAG ACTCcgccccctctcctcctgccctggAGGCCAATGAGAGCTCTTCTGAACCAGCAGGAGGGAAAGAGGACGACGCAGCGCCGGCTGAGACCAGCGACTCTGAGAC AGAAGAAACAGTGGAGGTGTCCCCAGAGCAGGTGTCCCCAGAGCAG GTGTCCTCAG GCTGA